Proteins encoded by one window of Enterococcus faecalis:
- the tilS gene encoding tRNA lysidine(34) synthetase TilS has product MFWQFYKRGKEQGFWQPHQTIVVAVSGGVDSMALLTLMEQVAEKEQLQLVIAHVNHQLREASAQEAQYLATYCQQRELTYYETRWEDPEKQRNLEAKARTFRYEFFKEVMEIEGAAVLMTAHHLDDQAETILMKLIRGTNFSHSAGIKERRPFATGELIRPLLIYPKEELYQFAQRQAFVYFEDETNQTNEYLRNRLRNQVLPLLKQENPQFLDQIASFSNEQRFAQEFIQEQIEPQLSEAVEPTKQGWRIPLKRLLKETPAYQHFFLTAFFQKTLVPLGVSLNQRQMTQILKVLNDERQPQGSVMLEQQWQLAKSYDWLCLEQKQVALREEVTHLLVPGAGIYLSETEWLGLIATDKPFPLPEEINQWAGQLLAIPLTTATPLTVRHRQSGDRITLKLGFTKKLSRVFIDQKVPNEARESAWVITDEQEEIIWVPKFANSYLSIPLETDKIHYRLLFKTKE; this is encoded by the coding sequence AAAAAGAACAATTACAATTGGTTATTGCACACGTCAATCATCAATTGCGAGAAGCGTCGGCACAGGAAGCGCAATATCTCGCTACCTATTGTCAGCAACGAGAGCTAACGTATTATGAAACACGTTGGGAAGACCCTGAAAAGCAACGAAATTTAGAAGCAAAAGCGCGCACATTTCGTTATGAATTTTTTAAAGAAGTCATGGAAATTGAAGGTGCGGCGGTCTTAATGACGGCACATCATCTAGACGATCAAGCGGAAACGATTTTAATGAAGCTGATTCGAGGAACTAATTTTTCCCATTCCGCAGGCATTAAAGAGAGACGTCCTTTTGCGACAGGGGAATTGATTCGTCCGTTACTTATTTATCCAAAAGAAGAATTGTATCAATTTGCACAGCGCCAAGCATTCGTTTATTTTGAGGACGAAACGAACCAAACCAATGAATATTTGAGAAATCGGCTCCGTAATCAGGTTTTGCCGCTATTAAAGCAGGAAAATCCGCAATTCTTAGATCAGATTGCTTCTTTTAGTAATGAACAACGTTTTGCCCAAGAATTTATTCAAGAACAAATTGAGCCTCAATTATCTGAAGCCGTAGAACCGACCAAACAAGGATGGCGCATTCCTTTGAAGAGATTATTAAAAGAAACGCCTGCGTACCAGCACTTCTTTTTAACCGCGTTTTTCCAAAAAACATTAGTGCCATTAGGGGTTTCGTTAAACCAACGCCAGATGACACAAATTTTAAAAGTTTTGAATGATGAACGCCAACCGCAAGGCTCGGTTATGTTAGAACAGCAATGGCAACTAGCTAAAAGTTACGATTGGCTGTGCTTAGAACAAAAACAGGTTGCACTGCGAGAAGAAGTTACACATTTATTAGTACCTGGTGCGGGGATTTATTTATCGGAAACCGAGTGGCTAGGATTAATTGCGACAGACAAACCGTTTCCTCTTCCTGAAGAGATTAATCAATGGGCGGGCCAGTTGTTGGCAATCCCGTTGACCACAGCCACACCTTTGACCGTTCGTCATCGCCAAAGTGGTGATCGGATTACATTAAAACTAGGGTTTACGAAAAAATTAAGCAGAGTTTTTATTGATCAAAAAGTGCCAAATGAAGCGAGAGAGAGTGCTTGGGTCATTACGGATGAGCAAGAGGAAATCATTTGGGTACCAAAATTTGCAAATTCCTATTTGAGTATTCCTTTAGAAACTGATAAAATACACTACAGACTCCTTTTTAAGACAAAGGAGTAA
- the hpt gene encoding hypoxanthine phosphoribosyltransferase gives MIEKDIEKVLISKEEILAKSAELGKQLTEEYQGKNPLVVGILKGAVPFMADLTREINTYLELDFMDVSSYGNATVSSGEVKIVKDLDTNVEGRHILIVEDIIDSGRTLAYLVDLFRYRKAASVKIVTLLDKPEGRVVDIKADYVGFDVPNEFVVGYGLDYAETYRNLPYIGVLKPEVYESN, from the coding sequence ATGATAGAAAAAGATATTGAGAAAGTCCTAATCTCCAAAGAAGAAATTCTTGCGAAGTCTGCAGAGCTTGGCAAGCAACTGACAGAAGAATATCAAGGGAAAAATCCTTTAGTGGTCGGTATTTTAAAAGGTGCAGTACCATTTATGGCTGATTTGACTCGTGAAATCAATACTTATTTAGAATTGGACTTTATGGATGTATCTAGCTACGGCAACGCGACAGTTTCTTCAGGCGAAGTAAAAATTGTCAAAGACTTAGACACAAATGTCGAAGGTAGACATATTTTAATCGTAGAAGATATCATCGATAGTGGTCGTACATTAGCGTATTTAGTAGATTTGTTTAGATACCGTAAAGCTGCATCTGTGAAAATTGTTACCTTATTAGATAAACCAGAAGGCCGTGTAGTAGACATTAAAGCTGACTACGTAGGGTTTGATGTGCCCAATGAGTTTGTGGTCGGTTACGGATTAGACTATGCAGAAACGTACCGCAACTTGCCTTATATTGGCGTTTTAAAACCTGAAGTTTACGAATCAAATTAA
- the ftsH gene encoding ATP-dependent zinc metalloprotease FtsH, which translates to MNKKNNGMKNGLYYVLVVLAMVMVVYFIFGNNNQQSPDIDYSTFQQQLEDGKVKDMTIQPTNGVYRIEGQYKEKQEVKDTGGLSLWGSTQASSKGFTTTVLPSDTTLAGIQDAAQNNKVKLVVKEQSTSGAWLSLLFSFLPLVIIFFFFYMMMSQQGGGGGGRVMNFGKSKAKEADKKANRVRFSDVAGAEEEKQELVEVVEFLKDPRRFAELGARIPAGVLLEGPPGTGKTLLAKAVAGEAGVPFYSISGSDFVEMFVGVGASRVRDLFETAKKNAPAIIFIDEIDAVGRQRGAGMGGGHDEREQTLNQLLVEMDGFDGNEGVIVIAATNRSDVLDPALLRPGRFDRQILVGRPDVKGREAILRVHAKNKPLADDVDLKVVAQQTPGFAGADLENVLNEAALVAARRNKKKIDASDVDEAEDRVIAGPAKKDRVINKKEREMVAYHEAGHTIVGLVLSRARVVHKVTIIPRGRAGGYMIALPKEDQFLMTKEDMFEQIVGLLGGRTAEEIIFGVQSTGASNDFEQATGIARSMVTEYGMSDKLGPVQYEGNHQVFVGRDYGQTKAYSEQVAFEIDQEVRRILMDAHTKAHEIIEAHREQHKLIAEKLLEYETLDAKAIKSLFETGKMPEGTDSDYPSEKEAQTFEEAKRALEEKEAQKQVEEKQDFEEAKKELHDEAEEVKVESEQTEKEVQSEEKKDSDSNSEYDRNNYEDRYK; encoded by the coding sequence ATGAACAAAAAGAATAATGGCATGAAAAATGGTTTATACTACGTCTTAGTAGTACTTGCCATGGTCATGGTTGTCTATTTCATTTTTGGAAATAACAACCAACAATCGCCAGACATCGATTACTCAACCTTCCAACAACAATTGGAAGACGGAAAAGTCAAAGACATGACCATTCAACCAACCAATGGGGTTTACCGGATTGAAGGTCAGTATAAAGAAAAACAAGAAGTAAAAGACACAGGTGGTCTGTCATTGTGGGGCTCAACGCAAGCGTCGTCAAAAGGCTTCACAACAACCGTTTTACCTAGTGATACAACCTTAGCTGGCATTCAAGATGCGGCACAAAATAACAAGGTGAAGCTAGTTGTCAAAGAACAATCAACAAGTGGTGCTTGGTTGTCACTGTTGTTTAGTTTCCTACCATTAGTGATTATTTTCTTCTTCTTCTACATGATGATGAGCCAACAAGGCGGTGGCGGCGGTGGCCGTGTGATGAACTTCGGTAAATCAAAAGCCAAAGAAGCCGATAAAAAAGCTAACCGTGTCCGCTTCTCAGATGTAGCTGGTGCGGAAGAAGAAAAACAAGAATTAGTTGAAGTAGTGGAATTCTTAAAAGATCCACGTCGTTTCGCTGAATTAGGCGCACGGATTCCTGCGGGCGTACTATTAGAGGGACCTCCAGGGACTGGTAAAACGTTACTTGCTAAAGCCGTAGCAGGTGAAGCAGGTGTGCCATTTTACTCAATCTCAGGTTCAGATTTCGTTGAAATGTTTGTCGGGGTCGGTGCTAGCCGTGTCCGGGATTTATTTGAAACAGCGAAGAAAAACGCGCCTGCGATTATCTTTATCGATGAAATCGATGCAGTTGGTCGTCAACGTGGTGCTGGTATGGGTGGCGGACACGACGAACGTGAACAAACCCTTAACCAATTATTAGTTGAGATGGATGGTTTTGATGGCAATGAAGGAGTTATCGTAATTGCTGCAACGAACCGTTCAGACGTGTTAGACCCAGCGTTGTTACGTCCAGGTCGTTTTGACCGCCAAATCTTGGTAGGACGTCCAGATGTCAAAGGTCGTGAAGCGATTTTACGTGTTCATGCGAAAAACAAGCCGTTAGCTGATGACGTTGATTTGAAAGTTGTTGCACAACAAACACCAGGTTTTGCTGGTGCTGATTTAGAAAATGTCTTAAACGAAGCAGCCTTAGTTGCCGCTCGTCGTAACAAGAAAAAAATTGATGCTTCTGATGTGGATGAAGCCGAAGACCGCGTAATTGCTGGTCCAGCTAAAAAAGATCGCGTGATTAATAAAAAAGAACGCGAAATGGTGGCTTACCATGAAGCGGGACACACAATTGTTGGTTTAGTCTTAAGTCGTGCCCGTGTTGTCCACAAAGTAACAATTATCCCTCGTGGTCGCGCAGGCGGTTATATGATTGCTTTACCAAAAGAAGATCAATTCTTAATGACTAAAGAAGATATGTTTGAACAAATCGTTGGCTTACTTGGTGGACGTACAGCAGAAGAAATTATCTTTGGCGTTCAATCAACAGGGGCTTCAAATGACTTTGAACAAGCAACAGGGATTGCCCGTAGCATGGTAACTGAATATGGAATGAGCGACAAATTAGGACCTGTTCAATATGAAGGAAACCATCAAGTCTTTGTCGGTCGTGATTATGGTCAAACAAAAGCTTACTCAGAACAAGTGGCGTTTGAAATCGATCAGGAAGTTCGTCGTATCTTAATGGATGCTCATACGAAAGCGCATGAAATTATCGAAGCGCACCGTGAACAACATAAACTAATCGCTGAAAAACTATTAGAATATGAAACATTAGATGCAAAAGCAATCAAATCATTATTTGAAACAGGTAAAATGCCTGAAGGTACTGACAGCGACTATCCTAGTGAAAAAGAAGCGCAAACATTCGAAGAAGCAAAACGTGCTTTAGAAGAAAAAGAAGCGCAAAAACAAGTTGAAGAAAAGCAAGACTTTGAAGAAGCGAAAAAAGAATTACATGATGAAGCAGAAGAAGTCAAAGTAGAAAGCGAACAAACAGAAAAAGAAGTCCAATCTGAAGAGAAAAAAGATTCAGATTCCAATTCTGAATATGATCGCAATAACTACGAAGATCGTTATAAATAA
- the hslO gene encoding Hsp33 family molecular chaperone HslO gives MEDYLVKALCYKGSIRAYAISATETVSEAQRRHDTWSSSTAALGRTLIGALLLGATLKGDDKLTVKVQGNGPAGAIIVDSNGRGETKGYIKNPHVSLKLNATGKIDVRGAVGNEGIFTVIKDLGLKETFSGQTPIVSGEIGEDFTYFMAVSEQVPSAIGLGVLVDTDESVKAAGGFMIQVMPGADESTIDFIEQRLAEVPPISQLLENGETPEQVLYRLLGEDEVEILEKMPVQFKCDCSKEKFATALIAVGIDELNAMIDEDHGAEAVCQFCNNKYHYSEEELIELRDEAIRNTKQK, from the coding sequence ATGGAAGATTATTTGGTAAAAGCCCTTTGTTATAAAGGTTCAATTCGAGCATATGCCATCAGTGCCACTGAAACTGTTAGCGAAGCGCAAAGAAGACATGATACATGGAGTTCTTCTACCGCAGCGTTAGGGCGCACATTGATTGGAGCCCTTTTACTAGGAGCGACTTTAAAAGGTGACGATAAATTAACTGTAAAAGTACAAGGGAATGGCCCAGCTGGTGCTATTATTGTCGATAGTAATGGCCGTGGAGAAACAAAAGGCTACATTAAAAATCCACATGTCAGCTTAAAGTTGAATGCAACAGGTAAAATTGATGTACGTGGCGCTGTCGGTAACGAAGGGATTTTCACAGTCATTAAAGATTTAGGATTAAAAGAAACCTTTTCTGGACAAACACCTATTGTTTCTGGTGAAATCGGTGAAGACTTTACATATTTTATGGCGGTCTCTGAACAAGTTCCTTCAGCTATCGGTTTAGGTGTATTGGTGGACACGGATGAATCTGTGAAAGCAGCCGGTGGTTTTATGATTCAAGTAATGCCAGGTGCCGATGAAAGTACCATTGATTTTATTGAACAGCGTCTAGCGGAAGTGCCACCAATTTCACAATTACTAGAAAATGGAGAAACACCTGAACAAGTCTTGTATCGCTTATTGGGAGAAGACGAAGTAGAAATTTTAGAAAAAATGCCTGTACAATTTAAATGTGACTGTTCCAAAGAAAAATTTGCGACCGCTTTGATTGCCGTTGGGATCGATGAATTAAATGCGATGATTGATGAAGATCATGGAGCGGAAGCAGTTTGTCAATTCTGTAACAATAAATATCACTATAGTGAAGAAGAATTAATTGAACTTCGCGATGAAGCGATTCGCAATACGAAACAAAAGTAG
- the dusB gene encoding tRNA dihydrouridine synthase DusB codes for MWKIGDVEIPNRVVVAPMAGISNAAFRVTVKEFGAGLVVCEMISDKGIKLRNKKTLEMLYIDEREYPLSVQIFGGDKETLVEAAKFVEENTQAAIIDINMGCPVNKIIKAEAGAKWLLDPNKVHEMVHAVSSAVSLPVTVKMRTGWDEDHLYAVDNALAAEQAGASAIAMHGRTRVQMYEGTANWDVLKEVKKHLTIPFMGNGDVKTPEDAKRMLEYVGADGVMIGRAALGNPWMIQRTKEYLETGELMPEPSPAEKINIAKVHLQRLVDLKGEKIAVREFRQHASYYLKGISRAAKVKVAINQVETQQAVVDLLDAFVEKISKVAVTTIEE; via the coding sequence ATGTGGAAAATTGGAGACGTTGAAATCCCCAACCGTGTTGTCGTAGCTCCGATGGCGGGTATTAGTAACGCCGCTTTTCGTGTGACTGTAAAAGAATTTGGCGCAGGATTAGTCGTTTGTGAAATGATTAGTGACAAAGGAATTAAATTAAGAAACAAAAAAACCTTAGAAATGCTATATATTGATGAGCGAGAATATCCTTTAAGTGTACAAATTTTTGGTGGAGATAAAGAAACATTAGTGGAAGCTGCTAAGTTTGTGGAAGAAAATACGCAAGCGGCGATTATTGATATTAACATGGGTTGCCCTGTCAATAAAATAATTAAAGCTGAAGCTGGTGCGAAATGGTTGCTGGACCCGAATAAAGTGCATGAGATGGTTCACGCAGTCTCTTCGGCAGTTTCTTTGCCTGTCACTGTAAAAATGCGAACAGGCTGGGATGAAGATCATCTATATGCTGTAGACAACGCTTTGGCTGCCGAACAAGCAGGGGCTTCGGCCATTGCTATGCATGGTCGGACACGTGTCCAAATGTATGAAGGGACAGCCAACTGGGACGTTTTAAAGGAAGTGAAAAAGCATTTAACCATTCCTTTTATGGGAAATGGCGATGTCAAAACGCCTGAAGATGCTAAACGCATGTTAGAATATGTTGGAGCGGATGGTGTGATGATTGGTCGAGCTGCTTTGGGCAATCCTTGGATGATTCAACGGACGAAAGAATACTTGGAAACGGGCGAATTGATGCCTGAGCCTTCACCAGCTGAAAAAATTAATATTGCAAAAGTTCATTTACAACGATTAGTGGATTTAAAAGGTGAAAAAATTGCGGTCCGTGAGTTTCGCCAACATGCTTCTTACTATCTAAAAGGAATCTCGCGAGCAGCCAAAGTGAAAGTTGCGATTAACCAAGTCGAAACACAACAAGCAGTTGTCGATTTACTTGATGCCTTTGTAGAAAAGATTTCCAAAGTTGCTGTAACTACTATAGAAGAATAA